A genome region from Micromonospora inyonensis includes the following:
- a CDS encoding 3-oxoacyl-ACP reductase, translating into MTDRYASFVQSAAGRALVKRLGLPDPPRLRRHRPGDPLLPGPALLGAATGGRLAEPVGRILRAGGVELATDDPAAGGDPAAASAGTRFGALVYDATGITDSTGLRQLYDFFHPYARSLHASGRVVVLGTPPERCATPREATAQRACEGLTRSIGKEFGRGVTAQLVYVTPDGDAGTETSLEATLRFLLSGRSAYVSGQVVRIGTGPATAPADWDRPLDGQVVLATGAARGIGAALARVLARDGAQVVVLDIPEAGDELAAVANEIGGSAVQLDLTAPNAATRLADHLAARHGRVDVVVHNAGITRDKTIARMNADRWDQVIDVNLSSQERINDVLLERELIPRGGRIVSVSSIAGIAGNRGQTNYATSKAGVIGLVDSLAPTLADRGISVNAVAPGFIETRLTARIPVVVREAGRRMNSMSQGGLPVDVAETIGWLAWPASGAVTGNVVRVCGQSLLGA; encoded by the coding sequence ATGACCGACAGGTACGCGAGCTTCGTCCAATCGGCGGCCGGTCGCGCGCTGGTCAAGCGCCTCGGGCTGCCCGACCCGCCCCGCCTGCGCCGGCACCGCCCCGGTGACCCGCTGCTGCCCGGCCCTGCCCTGCTCGGTGCCGCGACCGGGGGCCGACTCGCCGAACCGGTCGGCCGGATCCTCCGCGCCGGCGGGGTCGAGCTGGCCACCGACGATCCGGCCGCCGGGGGCGACCCGGCCGCCGCGTCCGCCGGCACCCGCTTCGGTGCCCTGGTGTACGACGCCACCGGCATCACCGACTCGACCGGCCTACGGCAGCTCTACGACTTCTTCCACCCGTACGCCCGGTCGCTGCACGCCAGCGGGCGGGTGGTGGTGCTCGGCACCCCACCCGAGCGGTGTGCCACCCCGCGCGAGGCGACCGCCCAGCGGGCGTGCGAGGGGCTCACGCGCAGCATCGGCAAGGAGTTCGGCCGGGGCGTCACCGCCCAACTGGTGTACGTCACCCCCGACGGGGACGCCGGCACGGAGACCAGCCTGGAGGCGACCCTGCGGTTCCTGCTCTCCGGCCGCTCGGCGTACGTCTCCGGGCAGGTCGTCCGGATCGGCACCGGCCCGGCCACCGCGCCGGCCGACTGGGACCGTCCGCTGGACGGGCAGGTCGTCCTGGCCACCGGGGCGGCCCGGGGCATCGGCGCGGCGCTGGCCCGGGTGCTGGCCCGCGACGGCGCGCAGGTGGTCGTGCTGGACATCCCGGAGGCCGGGGACGAGCTGGCCGCGGTGGCCAACGAGATCGGCGGCAGCGCCGTGCAGCTCGACCTGACCGCGCCGAACGCCGCCACCCGGCTCGCCGACCACCTCGCCGCCCGTCACGGCCGGGTGGACGTGGTGGTGCACAACGCCGGCATCACCCGGGACAAGACCATCGCCCGGATGAACGCCGACCGGTGGGACCAGGTGATCGACGTGAACCTGTCCAGCCAGGAGCGCATCAACGACGTCCTGCTGGAGCGGGAGCTGATCCCGCGCGGCGGCCGGATCGTCTCGGTGTCGTCGATCGCCGGGATCGCCGGCAACCGGGGTCAGACCAACTACGCCACCAGCAAGGCCGGCGTGATCGGACTGGTCGACTCGCTCGCGCCGACGCTGGCCGATCGGGGGATCAGCGTCAACGCGGTGGCCCCCGGCTTCATCGAGACCCGGTTGACCGCCCGGATCCCGGTGGTGGTGCGGGAGGCGGGCCGCCGGATG
- a CDS encoding acetyl-CoA C-acetyltransferase codes for MQSIRRVAVVGGNRIPFARSNSRYADASNADMLGAALDGLVARFGLAGQRLGEVVAGAVLKHSRDFNLTREVVLGSKLDPHTPAYDIQQACGTGLEAAILVANKIALGQIDVGVAGGVDTTSDAPLAVNEEMRRTLLRLNSARTLGQRLRIAAKLRPHQHFRPEIPRNAEPRTGLSMGEHAARTALRWAVDRQSQDELALRSHQRLAAAYDRGFFDDLVTPYLGLTRDQNLRPDTTLEKLGGLKPVFGTKGPDGGLATMTAGNSSPLTDGASAVLLASEEWARERSLPVLAWFTWSETAAVDFVHGDEGLLMAPAYAVPRMLARAGLTLQDFDYYEIHEAFASQVLATLAAWESPEFCKERLGLDAPLGTIDREKLNVNGSSLAAGHPFAATGGRIVATLAKLLAEKGSGRGLISICAAGGQGVTAILER; via the coding sequence GTGCAGAGCATCCGACGGGTCGCGGTGGTCGGCGGGAACCGGATCCCCTTCGCCCGGTCCAACTCGCGGTACGCCGACGCGTCCAACGCCGACATGCTCGGCGCGGCGCTCGACGGGCTGGTCGCCCGGTTCGGCCTGGCCGGGCAGCGGCTCGGCGAGGTGGTCGCCGGGGCGGTGCTCAAGCACTCCCGGGACTTCAACCTCACCCGTGAGGTGGTGCTCGGCTCGAAGCTCGACCCGCACACCCCCGCGTACGACATCCAGCAGGCGTGCGGCACCGGGCTGGAGGCCGCCATCCTGGTCGCCAACAAGATCGCCCTTGGGCAGATCGACGTCGGTGTGGCCGGAGGCGTGGACACCACCTCCGACGCCCCGCTCGCCGTCAACGAGGAGATGCGGCGCACCCTGCTCCGGCTCAACTCCGCCCGGACGCTCGGCCAGCGGCTGCGGATCGCCGCGAAGCTCCGCCCGCACCAGCACTTCAGGCCGGAGATCCCGCGTAACGCGGAACCGCGTACCGGGCTGTCGATGGGCGAGCACGCCGCCCGTACGGCGCTGCGCTGGGCGGTCGACCGGCAGTCCCAGGACGAGTTGGCGCTCCGGTCGCACCAGCGGCTCGCCGCCGCGTACGACCGGGGGTTCTTCGACGACCTGGTCACGCCGTACCTGGGGCTGACCCGCGACCAGAACCTCCGTCCGGACACCACCCTGGAGAAGCTCGGCGGCCTGAAGCCGGTCTTCGGCACGAAGGGCCCGGACGGCGGGCTGGCGACCATGACCGCCGGCAACTCCTCCCCGCTCACCGACGGCGCGTCCGCCGTGCTGCTGGCCAGCGAGGAGTGGGCGCGCGAGCGGAGCCTGCCGGTGCTCGCCTGGTTCACCTGGTCGGAGACGGCGGCGGTGGACTTCGTGCACGGCGACGAGGGGCTGCTGATGGCCCCCGCGTACGCGGTGCCCCGGATGCTCGCCCGCGCCGGGCTGACGTTGCAGGACTTCGACTACTACGAGATCCACGAGGCGTTCGCCTCGCAGGTGCTGGCCACGCTCGCCGCCTGGGAGTCGCCGGAGTTCTGCAAGGAACGCCTCGGTCTGGACGCGCCGCTCGGCACGATCGACCGGGAGAAGCTCAACGTCAACGGCTCGTCGCTGGCGGCCGGGCACCCGTTCGCCGCGACCGGCGGCCGGATCGTCGCCACGCTCGCGAAACTGCTCGCCGAGAAGGGCAGCGGACGCGGGCTGATCTCGATCTGCGCGGCCGGCGGCCAGGGCGTCACCGCGATCCTGGAGCGCTGA
- a CDS encoding TNT domain-containing protein, whose product MAVDRRLLALLAGVALVLLPLPAQPAAARTEPASPAFAARPAPDDDRRPDSPAGQRDDRRPESSADHRDDPQPAGRVRQPPAVLSGSPCRPGTPPNAPPTTTYYEDNQLLGPARPPKAHPVGPLLAGYQRFGALTAQEFLDQYANAAQDAYVYPPAGGFVIAPDGRPVKAAQTLLPGYRLDRFGFPGGAYLAPLGTPLRSRSLPPPNLNTPANAPLANYHVYCVLKPFTVDSGPIAPWFAQPGMGIQYKLERRHLPEAGSQLSITWLTEHGFLVEENLTAAPRAQCAAGASAC is encoded by the coding sequence ATGGCGGTCGACCGTCGACTCCTGGCGCTGCTGGCCGGCGTCGCCCTCGTCCTGCTGCCGTTGCCCGCCCAGCCGGCGGCTGCCCGCACCGAGCCGGCGTCTCCCGCGTTCGCCGCCCGGCCCGCCCCCGACGACGACCGCCGTCCGGATTCCCCGGCCGGTCAGCGCGACGACCGCCGTCCGGAATCCTCAGCCGACCACCGCGACGACCCGCAGCCTGCGGGGCGTGTCCGCCAGCCGCCGGCGGTGCTGTCCGGCTCACCGTGCCGACCGGGTACGCCCCCGAACGCGCCGCCCACCACCACCTACTACGAGGACAACCAGCTCCTCGGCCCGGCCCGGCCACCGAAGGCCCACCCGGTCGGGCCGCTGCTCGCGGGTTACCAGCGTTTCGGCGCGCTCACCGCGCAGGAGTTCCTCGACCAGTACGCCAACGCGGCGCAGGACGCCTATGTCTACCCGCCGGCCGGCGGCTTCGTCATCGCCCCGGACGGCCGTCCGGTCAAGGCCGCGCAGACCCTCCTCCCCGGATACCGGCTGGACCGGTTCGGCTTTCCCGGCGGCGCCTACCTCGCCCCCCTCGGCACACCGTTGCGCTCCCGGTCGCTCCCGCCGCCCAACCTGAACACCCCGGCGAACGCGCCGCTGGCCAACTACCACGTGTACTGCGTGCTCAAGCCGTTCACCGTCGACTCCGGGCCGATCGCCCCCTGGTTCGCCCAGCCGGGCATGGGCATCCAGTACAAACTGGAGCGCCGGCACCTGCCCGAGGCCGGCTCGCAGCTCAGCATCACCTGGCTGACCGAGCACGGGTTCCTGGTGGAGGAGAACCTGACCGCCGCGCCGCGAGCCCAATGTGCCGCCGGCGCCTCCGCCTGCTGA
- a CDS encoding SigE family RNA polymerase sigma factor, translated as MKRADEEEYRQFVAARLEPLRRTAYLLCRDWHTADDLVSITIGKLYRHWRRVRAAENVDAYVRGVLTHAWLDERRRPWRRERSVDELPDRADLNSSEPTLADREMLLDLLGQLPARRRAVIVLRFYCDLSMEETAGILGISPGTVKSQSARGLDALRALATSSSGRPSEEWA; from the coding sequence GTGAAGCGCGCGGACGAAGAGGAGTACCGGCAGTTCGTGGCCGCCCGGTTGGAGCCGCTGCGCCGGACGGCGTACCTGCTCTGCCGGGACTGGCACACCGCAGACGATCTGGTGTCGATCACCATCGGCAAGCTCTACCGGCACTGGCGACGGGTCCGCGCGGCGGAGAACGTCGACGCGTACGTGCGCGGCGTGCTGACCCACGCTTGGCTGGACGAGCGACGGCGGCCGTGGCGACGCGAGCGGAGCGTCGACGAACTCCCCGACCGGGCGGACCTGAACTCGTCCGAGCCCACGCTCGCGGACCGGGAGATGCTGCTGGACCTGCTCGGGCAACTGCCGGCGCGGCGTCGGGCGGTGATCGTCCTGCGCTTCTACTGCGACCTGTCGATGGAGGAGACCGCCGGGATCCTCGGCATCAGCCCCGGCACGGTCAAGAGCCAGTCAGCGCGCGGCCTCGACGCGCTGCGCGCCCTTGCCACCAGTTCGTCGGGACGACCCAGTGAGGAGTGGGCATGA
- a CDS encoding UTRA domain-containing protein, translating into MVDKGWLSVSVPYVTPGGSDSWKAEAATAGGVGSQRLVEVAEVVAPAEVAAALDIEPGGTVVLRRRLMLLDDRPVELTDSYYPLAIARGTALAEPRKIRGGAVTLLAELGYRPCHTVEDVYAREPTDAERKALALDDHRWVLGLTRLLTSGGGLPVELSVMTMVAEGRRLRYEMSID; encoded by the coding sequence ATGGTCGACAAGGGTTGGCTGAGTGTCTCGGTGCCCTACGTGACGCCAGGGGGATCCGATTCCTGGAAAGCGGAGGCGGCAACCGCCGGGGGCGTGGGAAGCCAACGACTGGTGGAGGTCGCCGAGGTGGTGGCACCCGCCGAGGTGGCCGCCGCTCTCGACATCGAGCCCGGCGGGACGGTCGTGTTGCGCCGTAGGCTGATGCTGCTCGACGACCGGCCCGTCGAGTTGACCGACTCGTACTACCCGCTCGCCATCGCCCGCGGCACAGCACTCGCCGAGCCGCGCAAGATCCGCGGTGGGGCGGTGACCCTGTTGGCGGAGCTGGGCTACCGGCCGTGCCACACCGTCGAGGACGTCTACGCTCGCGAACCCACGGACGCGGAGCGGAAGGCGCTCGCCCTCGATGACCATCGCTGGGTGCTGGGGCTCACCCGCCTGCTCACCTCCGGAGGCGGGCTGCCGGTGGAGCTGAGCGTTATGACCATGGTGGCTGAAGGCCGCCGACTGCGGTACGAGATGTCGATCGACTGA
- a CDS encoding GntR family transcriptional regulator, whose translation MATRGDGRPRHEQIAAEIRAAIMAGDLPPGTQLPSIPTLVTRYSAATATVQRALAALKDEGYLVSAVGKGVYVREREPLVVEAAAYLDPARSRYSYRLLDVTEAEAPPEVGRALQLAEAERVVVRHRLALYDTDPVELSWSYYPMSIAAGTELTQQRRIVGGAPRVLSDAGLPMAMFTDRVSARMPTPEEAELLVLPPNVPIIRQFRVAVSRDDRPIEASVLVKGGHLHELHYRQQVSNL comes from the coding sequence GTGGCTACCAGAGGTGACGGTCGTCCCCGGCACGAGCAGATCGCGGCCGAGATCAGGGCGGCGATCATGGCCGGCGACCTGCCCCCGGGTACGCAGCTACCGTCCATCCCCACCCTGGTCACCCGGTACTCGGCGGCCACGGCGACCGTTCAGCGTGCCCTCGCCGCACTCAAGGACGAGGGCTATCTGGTCAGCGCGGTCGGCAAGGGCGTCTACGTGCGCGAGCGCGAGCCGCTGGTGGTCGAGGCAGCCGCCTACCTGGACCCGGCGCGGAGTCGGTACTCCTACCGGCTGCTCGACGTGACCGAGGCGGAAGCCCCACCCGAGGTCGGCCGGGCACTTCAACTTGCCGAAGCGGAGCGGGTCGTCGTTCGACACCGGTTGGCGCTGTACGACACCGATCCCGTCGAGCTGTCCTGGTCGTACTATCCCATGTCGATCGCGGCCGGCACCGAGCTGACGCAGCAACGGCGGATCGTCGGCGGAGCGCCGAGGGTCCTGTCTGACGCGGGGCTGCCAATGGCCATGTTCACCGACCGTGTGTCGGCGCGTATGCCCACGCCCGAGGAGGCGGAGTTGTTGGTGCTCCCACCCAACGTTCCGATCATCCGGCAGTTCCGTGTGGCGGTGTCCCGGGATGATCGCCCGATCGAGGCGTCGGTCCTGGTCAAGGGAGGACACCTGCACGAGCTGCACTACCGCCAGCAAGTGAGCAACTTGTAG
- a CDS encoding helix-turn-helix domain-containing protein: MSAQGQPAPDIAHLLRASEDYVRHAIHAFNERGFDALEPKWSGGAPRRIDEQTRDWICVIARCDPVSSVAVLLLVTGKAAGLPGRRRLRQRDQRRDTTPTEFEEFAVELAHAYPAAV; encoded by the coding sequence ATGTCCGCCCAGGGACAGCCGGCCCCTGACATCGCTCACCTGCTGCGGGCCAGCGAGGACTACGTGCGGCACGCGATCCACGCGTTCAACGAGCGGGGGTTCGACGCGCTGGAACCAAAATGGAGCGGGGGCGCACCGAGACGGATCGATGAGCAGACCCGCGACTGGATCTGTGTCATCGCCCGGTGCGACCCCGTTTCCTCAGTCGCGGTTCTCCTGCTGGTCACTGGCAAAGCTGCGGGACTACCTGGTCGACGCCGGCTACGTCAACGCGATCAGCGTCGAGACACGACCCCGACCGAGTTCGAGGAGTTCGCCGTCGAGCTGGCACACGCCTACCCGGCGGCAGTGTGA
- a CDS encoding AraC family transcriptional regulator: MISALNRMVDHVEEHLTEELDLDGLARKLGTTEYHLRRMFSSLAGMPLSEYVRRRRMTVAAADVVSSTDDLLSIAVRHGYGSTEAFGRAFRAVHGAGPSEVRRDGGPLRTQPQLRFRLTVEGSTPMDTRIVDRPAFRLVGYATRVPLIYEGVNPHIHRHITSFPQEEHLRLKAMSNTEPAGILQVSDDLDADAAEGSELTYLHGVAVTGDTPPPDGLDAIEVPAGTWAVFRSSGPYPSTLQQTWAATATEWFPSNRWRLRPGPSIVTVLERAEDFSTATCELWLPVEPT; encoded by the coding sequence TTGATCTCGGCACTCAACCGGATGGTCGACCACGTGGAGGAGCACCTCACCGAGGAGCTCGACCTCGACGGGTTGGCCAGGAAGCTCGGCACGACCGAGTACCACCTGCGCCGGATGTTCTCGTCGCTGGCCGGCATGCCGCTCTCGGAGTACGTGCGCCGACGTCGGATGACCGTTGCCGCGGCTGACGTCGTCAGCAGCACCGACGACCTGCTGTCCATCGCGGTCCGGCACGGCTACGGCTCGACCGAGGCGTTCGGCCGGGCGTTCCGGGCGGTGCACGGTGCCGGCCCCAGCGAGGTACGCCGCGACGGAGGCCCCCTTCGCACACAACCACAGCTCAGGTTCCGCCTGACCGTCGAAGGGAGCACTCCCATGGACACCCGCATCGTCGACCGCCCCGCGTTCCGGCTCGTCGGATACGCAACCCGGGTCCCGTTGATCTACGAGGGCGTCAACCCGCACATCCACCGGCATATCACCTCGTTCCCGCAGGAGGAGCACCTCCGGCTCAAGGCGATGAGCAACACCGAGCCGGCCGGGATCCTCCAGGTCAGCGACGACCTCGACGCCGACGCTGCCGAAGGCAGCGAGCTGACCTACCTGCACGGGGTCGCGGTCACCGGCGACACCCCGCCACCGGACGGGCTGGACGCCATCGAGGTCCCGGCCGGCACGTGGGCGGTCTTCCGTAGTTCAGGGCCGTACCCGAGCACCCTTCAGCAGACCTGGGCCGCGACCGCCACCGAGTGGTTTCCCTCGAACCGGTGGCGACTGCGGCCGGGTCCGTCGATCGTGACGGTGCTCGAACGCGCCGAGGACTTCAGTACCGCGACCTGTGAACTGTGGCTGCCCGTCGAGCCGACGTGA
- a CDS encoding GNAT family N-acetyltransferase: MELVRFDGADAGTVAGWAGSVEESRWWCSRDEVTPETVAGWVAQPDTEAYGLVEAGELVAFGELWVDDDEDEAELARLIVAPGHRGTGVGVSGVGSSPR, encoded by the coding sequence ATGGAGCTGGTGCGGTTCGACGGGGCGGACGCCGGGACGGTGGCCGGGTGGGCCGGGTCGGTCGAGGAGAGCCGGTGGTGGTGTTCCCGGGACGAGGTCACCCCGGAGACCGTCGCCGGTTGGGTGGCGCAGCCGGACACCGAGGCGTACGGGCTGGTGGAGGCGGGTGAGCTGGTCGCGTTCGGCGAGCTGTGGGTGGACGACGACGAGGACGAGGCCGAACTGGCCCGGCTGATCGTCGCGCCGGGGCACCGGGGCACCGGGGTCGGGGTGTCGGGCGTCGGTTCGTCGCCGCGCTGA
- a CDS encoding MAB_1171c family putative transporter encodes MHDLLYPGLAVLAWTAAALRLGATLHSGSGNPARHAVTGAVALLALTFTVSTPAVWALADRAVGVENVTALIAHLCVVGFSTSIQVLLLWWTKPPEEAGRHSRYRLVALAVVVVLLFVLFCGIGPTETHNTDFVVTYAHRPQLAAYLLMYLAAFSAGLLDIIRICWPYARLVGPGWLRRGLRTTAVGAAVGLVYTLVRIVDVITAVCWELPRVEWIVPIAASTGALLVISGLTMPAWGTRLAALPATAHRIRLLRQLRPLWAALCAAVPTVRLAHDRRWWRPADRLHRRVIEIYDARLVLRPYLSEAVGDRARRHAEAGGLGDDDLAAVVEAAKVRAALAAMRADVRPRRPELPGPPDPALDEVREVEQLARVARAFASSPLVGAAVRETANDT; translated from the coding sequence GTGCACGACCTCCTCTACCCCGGGCTCGCCGTCCTGGCCTGGACGGCAGCCGCCCTGCGGCTGGGCGCCACCCTGCACTCCGGCTCCGGCAACCCCGCCCGACACGCGGTCACCGGCGCGGTCGCCCTGCTCGCGCTGACCTTCACCGTGTCCACGCCAGCCGTCTGGGCGCTCGCCGACCGGGCCGTCGGCGTCGAGAACGTGACCGCGCTCATCGCCCACCTCTGCGTGGTCGGCTTCTCCACCAGCATCCAGGTCCTGTTGCTGTGGTGGACCAAGCCGCCCGAGGAGGCCGGTCGGCACAGCCGGTACCGGCTGGTCGCCCTGGCCGTGGTCGTGGTGCTGCTCTTCGTCCTGTTCTGCGGGATCGGTCCGACCGAGACCCACAACACCGACTTCGTGGTCACCTACGCCCACCGGCCGCAGCTCGCCGCGTACCTGCTGATGTACCTCGCCGCCTTCTCGGCGGGACTGCTCGACATCATCCGCATCTGCTGGCCGTACGCCCGGCTCGTCGGTCCCGGCTGGCTACGCCGGGGGTTGCGCACCACTGCGGTCGGAGCCGCCGTCGGGTTGGTGTACACCCTGGTCCGCATCGTCGACGTGATCACCGCCGTCTGCTGGGAGCTGCCCCGCGTCGAGTGGATCGTCCCGATCGCGGCCAGCACCGGCGCGCTGCTGGTCATCAGCGGTCTGACCATGCCCGCGTGGGGCACCCGGCTCGCCGCGCTGCCGGCCACGGCCCACCGGATCCGGCTGCTCCGGCAGTTGCGCCCGCTCTGGGCCGCCCTCTGCGCCGCCGTACCGACCGTGCGCCTCGCTCACGACCGGCGCTGGTGGCGGCCGGCCGATCGGCTGCACCGCCGGGTCATCGAGATCTACGACGCCCGGCTGGTGCTGCGGCCGTACCTCAGTGAAGCCGTCGGGGACCGGGCCCGCCGTCACGCGGAGGCCGGCGGGCTCGGTGACGACGACCTCGCCGCCGTGGTGGAGGCCGCGAAGGTGCGCGCCGCGCTGGCCGCGATGCGCGCCGACGTCCGCCCCCGCCGCCCGGAGCTGCCCGGCCCGCCCGATCCGGCCCTCGACGAGGTACGCGAGGTCGAGCAGTTGGCCCGGGTCGCCCGCGCGTTCGCCAGCTCTCCCCTGGTCGGTGCGGCCGTCCGCGAAACCGCCAACGACACCTGA
- a CDS encoding ImmA/IrrE family metallo-endopeptidase, which yields MTGWRAKRRLTRLTSGIRIPATADSAALCGAVAERLDRPIQLLPLPLPTDAPCGIVISTPQSHYVAYDNRTSPLHQRHIVAHELGHLLAGHAARPVGAGELTRLLMPTLDPDMVTSVLGRVPGYDERAEWEAEVIAGLLRKHAGRRPPPDTADADPSTAAVVDRIRQSLGGP from the coding sequence ATGACCGGGTGGCGTGCCAAACGACGGTTGACGCGCCTCACCAGCGGTATCCGGATCCCGGCGACGGCCGACAGCGCGGCACTCTGCGGCGCCGTGGCCGAACGCCTCGACCGGCCGATCCAGCTCCTGCCCCTGCCCCTGCCCACCGACGCGCCCTGCGGCATCGTGATCTCCACACCGCAGAGCCACTACGTGGCGTACGACAACCGGACCAGCCCGCTGCACCAGCGGCACATCGTCGCCCACGAGCTGGGCCACCTGCTCGCCGGGCACGCCGCCCGGCCGGTCGGCGCCGGCGAACTGACCCGCCTGCTCATGCCCACCCTCGACCCGGACATGGTCACCTCGGTGCTCGGCCGGGTGCCCGGTTACGACGAGCGGGCCGAGTGGGAGGCCGAGGTCATCGCCGGTCTGCTCCGCAAGCACGCCGGCCGCCGCCCGCCCCCGGACACCGCCGACGCGGACCCGTCGACCGCAGCCGTCGTCGACCGCATCCGGCAGTCCCTCGGCGGGCCGTGA
- a CDS encoding helix-turn-helix domain-containing protein — protein MNSTAESGTSFADRLNLLFDTIRPAGRETPHSNKDVAIAIRTAGGSISDVYIWQLRTGRRTNPTKEHIEALAQFFGVSPAYFFDDEHARHTIADLRTLDALRKLQVQHVSLRTVLQHKGLSPASQQVIQQMVDRCLELEGLAGRDTGSTEDGRS, from the coding sequence GTGAACAGCACAGCCGAAAGCGGTACATCGTTCGCGGACCGGCTCAATCTGCTCTTCGACACGATCCGTCCGGCCGGTCGGGAGACCCCGCACAGCAACAAGGACGTGGCGATCGCAATTCGGACGGCGGGGGGCTCCATTTCCGACGTGTACATCTGGCAATTGCGGACCGGGCGTCGGACGAATCCCACCAAAGAGCACATAGAAGCGCTGGCTCAGTTCTTCGGGGTGAGTCCGGCGTACTTCTTCGACGACGAGCACGCCCGGCACACGATCGCCGACCTGCGCACGCTGGACGCACTGCGCAAACTCCAGGTACAGCACGTGTCCCTGCGTACGGTGCTCCAGCACAAGGGGCTCTCCCCGGCCAGCCAGCAGGTCATCCAGCAGATGGTCGACCGCTGCCTGGAGCTGGAAGGGCTCGCCGGGCGGGACACCGGATCGACGGAGGACGGACGGTCATGA
- the purB gene encoding adenylosuccinate lyase, whose amino-acid sequence MTTIPNVLANRYASPELVALWSPEEKVRMERRLWLAVLRAQRDLGVAVPDGVVEAYERVLHDVDLASIADRERVTRHDVKARIEEFNALAGHEHVHKGMTSRDLTENVEQLQVRGSLELIRDRVVAALARLAWLAHEHSGLVMTGRSHNVAAQATTLGKRFASAAEELLIAYERLADLIDWYPLRGVKGPVGTAADQLDLFDGDAEKVAELERRVAEHLGFSRVLDSVGQVYPRSIDVAVLAALSQVAAAPSSLATTIRLMVGQELVTEGFKPGQVGSSAMPHKMNTRSSERVNGFAVIIRGYLSMVGELAGDQWNEGDVSCSVVRRVALPDAFFAADGLFQTFLTVLDEFGAYPAVIERELERFLPFLATTKILVAAVRRGVGREVAHEAIKEHAVAVALAMRERGVAGNDLFDRLAADPRLGLTRAEIDALVADRAAFVGAAARQVASVTARITKIVTQHPEAATYSPPPIL is encoded by the coding sequence GTGACGACGATCCCGAACGTGCTCGCCAACCGTTACGCCTCACCCGAGCTGGTCGCCCTCTGGTCCCCGGAGGAGAAGGTACGCATGGAACGGCGGCTCTGGCTCGCCGTGCTCCGGGCGCAGCGCGACCTCGGCGTCGCGGTGCCGGACGGCGTGGTCGAGGCGTACGAGCGGGTGCTCCACGACGTCGACCTGGCCTCGATCGCGGACCGGGAGCGGGTCACCCGGCACGACGTCAAGGCCCGGATCGAGGAGTTCAACGCCCTCGCCGGCCACGAGCACGTGCACAAGGGGATGACCTCGCGGGATCTCACCGAGAACGTCGAGCAGCTCCAGGTCCGCGGCTCGCTGGAGCTGATCCGGGACCGGGTGGTGGCCGCGCTGGCCCGGCTGGCCTGGCTCGCCCACGAGCACTCCGGCCTGGTGATGACCGGCCGGTCGCACAACGTCGCCGCGCAGGCCACCACGCTGGGCAAGCGCTTCGCCTCCGCCGCCGAGGAGCTGCTCATCGCGTACGAGCGGCTGGCGGACCTGATCGACTGGTACCCGCTGCGCGGCGTGAAGGGGCCGGTGGGCACCGCCGCCGACCAGCTCGACCTCTTCGACGGGGACGCGGAGAAGGTGGCCGAGCTGGAGCGGCGGGTCGCCGAGCACCTCGGGTTCAGCCGGGTGCTGGACAGCGTCGGGCAGGTCTACCCGCGTTCGATCGACGTCGCGGTGCTCGCCGCGCTCTCCCAGGTCGCCGCCGCCCCGTCCTCGCTGGCCACCACGATCCGGCTGATGGTCGGTCAGGAGCTGGTCACCGAGGGCTTCAAGCCGGGCCAGGTCGGCTCCAGCGCGATGCCGCACAAGATGAACACCCGGTCCAGCGAGCGGGTCAACGGCTTCGCGGTGATCATCCGGGGTTACCTGTCGATGGTCGGTGAGCTGGCCGGCGACCAGTGGAACGAGGGCGACGTCTCCTGCTCGGTGGTGCGCCGGGTGGCCCTGCCGGACGCCTTCTTCGCCGCCGACGGGCTGTTCCAGACCTTCCTCACCGTACTCGACGAGTTCGGGGCGTACCCGGCGGTGATCGAGCGGGAGCTGGAGCGCTTCCTGCCGTTCCTGGCGACCACGAAGATCCTGGTGGCGGCGGTGCGCCGGGGCGTGGGCCGCGAGGTGGCGCACGAGGCGATCAAGGAGCACGCGGTCGCCGTGGCCCTGGCCATGCGGGAGCGGGGCGTCGCCGGCAACGACCTGTTCGACCGGCTGGCCGCCGACCCCCGCCTCGGCCTCACCCGGGCCGAGATCGACGCCCTGGTCGCCGACCGTGCCGCCTTCGTCGGTGCCGCCGCCCGCCAGGTCGCCTCGGTCACCGCCCGCATCACGAAGATCGTCACCCAGCATCCCGAGGCGGCCACCTACTCCCCGCCCCCCATCCTCTAA